In Colletotrichum higginsianum IMI 349063 chromosome 1, whole genome shotgun sequence, one genomic interval encodes:
- a CDS encoding Superoxide dismutase codes for MKASSIASVIAAAAVGCAVAQTTGELGDASVVNNPAGIVYEAVLPEKPFFKAGSLDGNVKGSIVAITAPDGKGVEFKVRFSNLPKEGGPFTYHLHVDPVPADGNCTKTLAHHDPFIRGEATPCNASKPETCQVGDLSGKHGAVSGDYEKTYVDPYLSIVEGPGSFFGNRSFVFHFANKTRISCANFKLVTKPDSHDNSTSVTATGGIPVSTSRPSTVPFPGAASTSGASMSLILAGFAAVVFAL; via the exons ATGAAGGCCTCTTCTATTGCCTCCGTCattgctgctgcggcggttGGCTGTGCGGTTGCTCAAACCACAGGC GAGCTTGGTGATGCCTCTGTTGTCAATAACCCGGCTGGTATCGTGTACGAGGCTGTCTTGCCCGAGAAGCCCTTTTTCAAGGCCGGGTCGCTGGACGGTAATGTTAAGGGttccatcgtcgccatcacgGCTCCCGACGGGAAGGGTGTAGAATTCAAGGTCCGGTTCTCCAATCTGCCTAAGGAGGGCGGCCCATTCA CCTACCACCTTCACGTCGATCCTGTTCCTGCCGATGGAAACTGCACCAAGACCCTCGCTCACCACGACCCCTTTATCCGCGGAGAGGCCACACCCTGCAATGCTTCGAAGCCTGAGACGTGCCAGGTTGGCGACTTAAGCGGCAAGCACGGCGCCGTGTCTGGGGACTACGAGAAGACCTACGTCGACCCCTATCTCTCCATCGTTGAGGGTCCCGGTTCCTTCTTTGGCAACCGCAGCTTCGTCTTCCACTTCGCCAACAAGACCCGCATCAGCTGTGCCAACTTCAAGCTCGTCACAAAGCCCGACTCCCACGACAACAGCACCTCGGTCACTGCCACCGGCGGGATCCCCGTCAGCACTTCTCGTCCGAGCACCGTCCCCTTCCCCGGTGCCGCCTCCACCAGTGGCGCTTCTATGTCATTGATCCTTGCaggcttcgccgccgtcgtgttCGCGCTATGA